The region GCCGATGAGGTCCTGGACCGGTTCACGGCGGCGGCGCGGCGACTCGTGATCGGCGATCCGGCCGACCCGCGCACGCAGCTGGGGCCGCTCGTCAACCGTGCTGCCTTCGACCGGGTCGTGGCAGCCGTGGAGGCCGCCCGGGCCGGCGGCGCCCAGATCCACACCGGGGGACTGCCCCACGGTCTGCCTCCGCGCGGCGCCTACTACCCGCCCACGGTGATCACCCGCGTCCCCGCCGGCAGCGACGTCCTCACCAAGGAGTTGTTCGGCCCGGTCGTCACCGTCCAGACCTTCACCACGGAGGACCAGGCGGTACGTATGGCCAACGCCACCGAGTACGGGCTCGCCGCGTCCGTATGGACCCGCGACCTCGACAGCGCATGCCGGCTGGCACGCGGCATCGAGGCCGGTGTGATCTCCGTGAACGCCTACAGCGAGGGCGACATCACCACCCCCTTCGGCGGCTGGAAGCAGTCCGGATTCGGTGGCGTGGAGAAGTCCACCAACGCCTTCGAACAGTGGACCCGGGAGAAGGCGGTATGGATTCGCACCCGCTGACCTCGGCCTCAGAAGCGGTCTGCACGCATCCGCTCGCGCAGGTGGACGGGGGAGGTGCCGTGCCAGCGGCGTACCGCGCGGCGCAGCGCGCGTTCGTCGGAGAATCCCGCCCGGCGGGCGATGTCGCGCAGCGTCAGTTCCGGGCGGAGCAGCAGCTGTTCGACGCGTTCCCGGCGTACTCCCTCGACGAGAGCCTCGTACGTCGTGTCGCAGTCGGCCAGCCGGCGGCGGAGCGTCCGCTCGCTCGTCGCGTGTCGCCGTGCCTGCTCGGCGAACGAGGGGATCGCCGGGAGGCTCTGGGCGACGGAGATCTCCAGAACCTCCAGCAGATCCTGCTGGTCGCGGCGTGAGGCCAGCTGCGCGTCGAGCAGCTCCAGAGTCGACGCGTAGGTCACCGGATCCCGGCCGGGCATCCGGGCACGGGCCCAGGCCGGGTCGATGACCATGCGGTTGGCCGGGGCGCCGAAGCGGACCGGGCAGCCGAACACGGCACCGTACGGCTGGCTTCGGCGTGGTGGAGGAAAGGCGAACTCCACCACTCTGGGCGCGAAGGCCGAGCCGACGGCCAGCCGGGACAGGGTGACCACGGAGGCGAGTCCCTCCTCGATAAGGAAGACGGCGACCGCCGGGTCCGTGGCCGGATCGGGGAGGTCGGCGCGCAGCACGAAGGCTCCGTCCTCCTCGCCGATGCCGGCCGACCACACCACCATCGCCCCGGACAGGTTCTGGTATTTCACTCCCGTCTCGATAGCGTGCCGCAGAGTGTCGTCGGCCATCAGGGCGAAGCCGAGCAGGCCCCAGGCGGTCAGGTGCTGTGCCGCTCCGACTTTCAGCCCCAGGTGCTCGTCCCCGGTGAGCTCCAGCGCACGACGTATCACCGCGCTGCCCTGCCGGTACGACACCCTCAGTGCGGCGGAGCGCATGACCGTCTCGTCCAGCCCGACCTGCTCAAGCAGGGGTCGCAGATCGTTGCCGCGCTCGTCGGCGACCGTGACGAGATAGCTGAGGATGTTCGGTTGGATCGTCGCCGATGTGCTGCGGCTGGTCCCCGGAGAGTTCGCGGGGTCGGGGGCAAGGGACATCGCGCTCACCTTCTCCTGGGCGACCACTGTAAGCGGCCGGGCAGCACCGGTCGCGTCGCTGGCCTCCGAAGTCCCCTGTACGGCCCCTGGCGTCCTGCGCTCGCGTTCCGCCCCTGGCTACGGTTTCCGCAATCTGCCCGCACCGACTGGCCGGCCGTCCCCACGCACACAGGAAATGAAGGCGCGACAGCATCATGTCCTTTAATGCATCATCCCGGGCTGGGTACGGGCGCCCGGTCTCAAAGGTCGGCGCCCGAAGGGTCGCCACCATCGCGTTCGCCGCTCAGGGCGCCTCCGTCGCAGCCGTGTACACGACCGTTCCCGCCGTCACCGAGCGCCTGGGACTGGCTCCGCTCCTGACGACCGCGTTGATGGCCGCGGTGGCCCTGACGGCAGGGGGCGGCAGCTTCCTGGGGCTGGCCGCGATCCGCCGAGCCGGTCCTGTCGCCACGACGCGCGGGGCCATGGTCGCGGTGGCTGCCGCGCTGGTGCTGATCGGCTGGGCTCCTGGCCAGGCCGCCGTCATCTGCGCGTATGCCCTCTTCGGACTCGCTGTCGGTGCCCTCGACATCGGCGTCAACACCCGGGCGGCTGAGATCGAACGCGCCTACGGCCGCAGTGTTTTCGGCTCCTTCTACACGGCATGGAGCGTGGGCGGTGTGCTCGCGGCACTGCTCACCGCCGGGGCGGCCCGGTTGGAGTGGCCCGTGGCCGGCGACCTGACGCTGCAAGCAGGCATCGTCCTGCTGCTCGTCTCCTGTATGCACACACACGCCCTCCCCGCCCCTACGCCGCCCTCG is a window of Streptomyces sp. NBC_00271 DNA encoding:
- a CDS encoding AraC family transcriptional regulator, which produces MSLAPDPANSPGTSRSTSATIQPNILSYLVTVADERGNDLRPLLEQVGLDETVMRSAALRVSYRQGSAVIRRALELTGDEHLGLKVGAAQHLTAWGLLGFALMADDTLRHAIETGVKYQNLSGAMVVWSAGIGEEDGAFVLRADLPDPATDPAVAVFLIEEGLASVVTLSRLAVGSAFAPRVVEFAFPPPRRSQPYGAVFGCPVRFGAPANRMVIDPAWARARMPGRDPVTYASTLELLDAQLASRRDQQDLLEVLEISVAQSLPAIPSFAEQARRHATSERTLRRRLADCDTTYEALVEGVRRERVEQLLLRPELTLRDIARRAGFSDERALRRAVRRWHGTSPVHLRERMRADRF